A genomic window from Streptomyces broussonetiae includes:
- a CDS encoding DUF4267 domain-containing protein, producing the protein MTVTAYTLAVLLDLFCVFLGYRFLFRPGPAAAGYGVPADPRGDARAYLSIKGLRDGTFGVLGLVLLAFAGVRAEAWFMVAVALVPLGDTLTVLRNGGTKAVAFGIHFATAVVVLISAGLLFAV; encoded by the coding sequence ATGACTGTCACCGCGTACACGCTCGCCGTCCTGCTCGACCTGTTCTGCGTGTTCCTCGGCTACCGGTTCCTGTTCCGGCCCGGCCCGGCCGCGGCCGGCTACGGAGTCCCGGCCGACCCGCGCGGTGACGCCCGCGCCTATTTGTCGATCAAGGGGCTCAGGGACGGCACCTTCGGGGTGCTGGGCCTGGTTCTGCTGGCCTTCGCCGGTGTGCGTGCCGAGGCGTGGTTCATGGTCGCCGTGGCGCTCGTGCCGCTCGGCGACACGCTGACAGTGCTGCGCAACGGCGGCACGAAAGCCGTCGCGTTCGGGATCCACTTCGCCACCGCGGTCGTTGTGCTGATCAGTGCCGGACTGCTCTTCGCGGTCTGA
- a CDS encoding methionine synthase, with amino-acid sequence MSESNQFRFPAATGVGSMPGGDAREAAKTVTGSFEDFPHLAELPARGPGADMIGRSAGLLVELYARVEPSGWRIGDRPGRDTKRARSWLVEDLDALEEFTQGYEGDLKVQAVGPWTLAAALELKNGEAALSDPGACRDLAASLAEGLRLHLAEVRRRIPGARLVLQLDEPSLSAVLRGHVRTASGYRTHRAVDRQVVESTLRDVIAVHGGGPVAVHSCAPDVPFALLRRAGAAAVSFDFSLLTERDDDAIGEAVEGGTRLFAGVVPGTDGPLSDPAGSVMGVRTLWRRLGLHPGLLTEAVTLTPACGLAGASPAYARQALAHCVRAARSLADNPE; translated from the coding sequence GTGAGTGAGAGCAACCAGTTCAGGTTCCCGGCGGCCACCGGCGTCGGATCCATGCCCGGCGGGGACGCCAGGGAAGCGGCCAAGACAGTGACCGGCAGCTTCGAGGACTTCCCGCACCTCGCCGAGCTGCCCGCCCGCGGCCCCGGCGCAGACATGATCGGCCGCAGCGCCGGCCTGCTCGTCGAGCTGTACGCGCGCGTGGAGCCCAGCGGCTGGCGGATCGGCGACCGGCCGGGCCGCGACACCAAGCGCGCCCGCTCCTGGCTGGTCGAGGACCTGGACGCCCTGGAGGAGTTCACCCAGGGATACGAGGGCGATCTCAAGGTGCAGGCCGTCGGGCCCTGGACGCTCGCCGCCGCCCTGGAGCTGAAGAACGGCGAGGCGGCCCTCTCCGACCCCGGCGCCTGCCGCGACCTCGCCGCCTCCCTCGCCGAGGGCCTCCGGCTCCACCTCGCCGAGGTACGGCGCCGCATTCCCGGCGCCCGCCTCGTCCTCCAGCTCGACGAGCCCTCGCTCAGCGCCGTCCTGCGCGGCCACGTCCGTACGGCCAGCGGGTACCGCACCCACCGCGCCGTGGACCGGCAGGTCGTGGAGTCCACGCTGCGGGACGTCATCGCCGTACACGGCGGTGGACCCGTGGCCGTCCACTCCTGCGCCCCCGACGTGCCGTTCGCCCTGCTGCGCCGGGCCGGCGCAGCGGCCGTCTCCTTCGACTTCTCGCTTCTCACCGAGCGTGACGACGACGCGATCGGCGAGGCCGTCGAGGGCGGCACGCGCCTGTTCGCCGGTGTCGTGCCGGGCACGGACGGCCCATTGTCAGACCCTGCCGGTAGCGTCATGGGTGTCAGGACGCTGTGGCGCAGGCTGGGGCTGCATCCGGGGTTGCTCACGGAGGCGGTCACCCTCACCCCGGCGTGCGGTCTGGCGGGCGCTTCCCCCGCCTACGCACGCCAGGCGCTCGCCCACTGCGTCCGGGCGGCGAGATCCCTCGCGGACAACCCAGAGTAA
- the gatC gene encoding Asp-tRNA(Asn)/Glu-tRNA(Gln) amidotransferase subunit GatC: MPGITREEVAHLARLARLELKPEELDHFAGQLDDIIGAVARVSEVADQDVPPTSHPLPLTNVMRADEVRPSLTPEQALSGAPAQEQQRFKVPQILGEE; this comes from the coding sequence ATGCCTGGCATCACGCGCGAGGAGGTCGCCCACCTCGCCCGGCTGGCGCGTCTGGAGCTGAAGCCCGAAGAACTCGACCACTTCGCGGGACAGCTCGACGACATCATCGGCGCGGTCGCCCGCGTCAGCGAGGTCGCCGACCAAGACGTACCGCCGACCTCGCACCCGCTCCCGCTGACGAACGTCATGCGCGCGGACGAGGTCCGTCCCTCGCTCACCCCCGAGCAGGCGCTCTCCGGCGCCCCGGCCCAGGAGCAGCAGCGTTTCAAGGTGCCGCAGATCCTGGGGGAGGAGTGA
- a CDS encoding putative bifunctional diguanylate cyclase/phosphodiesterase, which produces MEPTKSVAPDSRLRLRRRAGAWRGTRWTGRGAGRASGRARPAGPGTVAEAHPPIPLAAIEPARGLTGAGTDSDADRHLSWPALPAAVVAAAGFVLGVGFYRAFTGHHALFPGGAVGWSLALLTGVIVGHLVMLGRARWWGGTGSGAALTLAVLLLYGWVPAGMVSLTVVVLVGIARRHRWRQGVLHGAVDILGIATGALLLGACGRVPSVETPWRPGSWSFATAPEVVMVAAAYLAVSRGLLWYLHTPRDGKLPAVDRAALIRQGLVAVALLGIAPLLCVVADAQPILLPLFAIPLIALDSTLWMARARAEEQLRDPLTGLPNRQWLLERIWTALDDAERIGARSALMLIDLDRFRSVNDTLGHLAGDRLLLQIADRLRLALPRGAEAARLGGDEFAVLLPVADSTTSATRVARGLVAALSSPLDLEGLTLVLEASAGVAVFPDHALDAEGLLRRADVAMYQAKRDRTGVEVYESKRDSNTPDRLGLLGDLRRALDAHEVQLHYQPKVRFDGQVAGLEALVRWVHPERGKVPPDEFIAIAESSGLMPHLTEYVLETALGQVAKWRAQGLRVPVAVNVSPRDVHTPGFAGSVAARLARHGVPAGALQLEITEHVLLEDPQRAADTLAGLTGHGVKMSLDDFGTGYSSLVHLRRLPVSELKIDRSFVARLAVDAEDAEIVRCTVDLAHSLGLLVVAEGVEDDETWERLRDMGCDAVQGWLVAAAMPPDEATAWLRARGTRGWQRPRAALPTAE; this is translated from the coding sequence ATGGAACCGACCAAGAGCGTCGCCCCGGACTCACGGCTGCGCCTGCGCCGTCGCGCGGGTGCCTGGCGGGGGACCCGGTGGACGGGACGGGGCGCAGGGCGCGCATCAGGCCGGGCCCGCCCGGCCGGACCGGGCACCGTCGCCGAGGCCCATCCGCCGATACCCCTGGCCGCCATCGAGCCCGCCCGCGGCCTGACCGGCGCCGGCACCGATTCGGACGCCGACCGGCATCTGTCCTGGCCCGCGCTGCCCGCGGCCGTCGTGGCCGCGGCCGGATTCGTCCTGGGCGTCGGCTTCTACCGCGCCTTCACCGGCCACCACGCCCTCTTCCCGGGCGGCGCCGTCGGCTGGTCCCTGGCCCTGCTCACCGGCGTCATCGTCGGCCACCTCGTCATGCTGGGCCGCGCCCGCTGGTGGGGCGGTACCGGCTCCGGCGCCGCCCTGACCCTGGCCGTCCTGCTGCTGTACGGCTGGGTGCCGGCCGGCATGGTCAGCCTCACCGTCGTCGTCCTGGTCGGTATCGCCCGGCGTCACCGCTGGCGGCAGGGCGTCCTGCACGGCGCGGTGGACATCCTCGGCATCGCCACCGGCGCCCTGCTGCTCGGCGCGTGCGGTCGCGTCCCGAGCGTCGAGACGCCCTGGCGGCCCGGGAGCTGGAGCTTCGCCACCGCCCCCGAGGTCGTCATGGTCGCCGCCGCCTACCTCGCGGTCAGCCGCGGCCTGTTGTGGTACCTGCACACCCCGCGCGACGGCAAGCTGCCCGCCGTCGACCGTGCCGCCCTGATCAGACAGGGCCTGGTCGCCGTCGCGTTGCTCGGCATCGCACCCCTGCTGTGTGTCGTCGCCGACGCCCAGCCGATCCTGCTGCCGCTGTTCGCCATCCCGCTCATCGCCCTCGACTCCACGCTGTGGATGGCCCGTGCGCGCGCCGAGGAGCAGTTGCGCGACCCGCTGACCGGGCTGCCCAACCGGCAGTGGCTGCTGGAGCGGATCTGGACCGCCCTCGACGACGCCGAACGCATCGGCGCCCGCTCCGCCCTCATGCTGATCGACCTCGACCGTTTCCGGTCGGTGAACGACACCCTCGGTCATCTCGCCGGTGACCGGCTGCTGCTCCAGATAGCCGACCGGCTGCGGCTCGCCCTGCCGCGCGGAGCGGAGGCCGCGCGGCTGGGCGGCGACGAGTTCGCCGTGTTACTCCCCGTCGCCGACTCCACCACGTCGGCCACGCGTGTCGCCCGCGGCCTCGTCGCCGCCCTCAGCTCCCCGCTCGACCTCGAAGGCCTCACGCTCGTCCTGGAGGCCAGCGCCGGCGTCGCCGTCTTCCCCGACCACGCCCTGGACGCCGAAGGACTGCTGCGCCGGGCCGATGTGGCGATGTACCAGGCGAAAAGGGACCGTACGGGCGTGGAGGTGTACGAGTCCAAGCGGGACTCCAACACCCCCGACCGGCTCGGCCTGCTGGGCGACCTGCGCCGGGCGCTGGACGCGCACGAGGTGCAGCTGCACTACCAGCCCAAGGTCCGCTTCGACGGCCAGGTCGCGGGCCTGGAGGCGCTGGTGCGCTGGGTGCATCCCGAGCGCGGCAAGGTGCCGCCGGACGAGTTCATCGCGATCGCCGAGTCCTCCGGGCTGATGCCCCATCTGACCGAGTACGTCCTGGAGACCGCGCTCGGACAGGTCGCCAAGTGGCGCGCGCAGGGGCTCAGGGTCCCGGTCGCCGTCAATGTCTCCCCGCGTGATGTGCACACGCCCGGCTTCGCCGGGTCCGTGGCCGCGCGGCTGGCCCGGCACGGGGTCCCCGCGGGCGCCCTGCAGCTGGAGATAACCGAGCATGTGCTGCTGGAGGACCCGCAGCGGGCCGCGGACACCCTCGCAGGGCTCACCGGGCACGGTGTGAAGATGTCCCTGGACGACTTCGGCACCGGCTACTCCTCGCTGGTGCACCTGCGGCGGCTGCCGGTGAGCGAGCTGAAGATCGACCGTTCCTTCGTGGCCCGGCTGGCCGTCGATGCCGAGGACGCGGAGATCGTGCGCTGCACCGTCGACCTGGCGCACTCGCTGGGGCTGCTCGTCGTCGCCGAGGGCGTGGAGGACGACGAGACGTGGGAGCGGCTGCGAGACATGGGGTGTGACGCCGTTCAGGGGTGGCTGGTCGCCGCGGCGATGCCTCCGGACGAGGCGACGGCGTGGCTGCGGGCCCGGGGCACCCGTGGATGGCAGCGGCCGCGGGCCGCGCTGCCGACCGCCGAGTAG
- a CDS encoding cupin domain-containing protein: MSLFVPRFDDTVVVRDAEAEVVGRAPTTVKLLADSSASGGALSTVRVTLAEGADGAVPHVHHNSAEMFFLLDGAAEFLSGDDVVCAAPGDLIVVPPDRPHAFAAAPGSPADILIVITPGVERFEYFRHLQRIRLGEVTRESLLEVQELYDNHFLKSDAWAGRRR, encoded by the coding sequence ATGTCGCTGTTCGTGCCCAGGTTCGACGACACCGTGGTCGTCCGGGACGCCGAGGCCGAGGTCGTCGGCCGGGCGCCCACTACCGTCAAGCTGCTCGCCGACAGCAGTGCCAGCGGCGGCGCGCTCTCCACGGTCCGGGTCACCCTCGCCGAGGGCGCCGACGGTGCCGTCCCGCATGTGCACCACAACTCCGCCGAGATGTTCTTCCTGCTCGACGGGGCCGCCGAGTTCCTCTCCGGTGACGACGTGGTCTGCGCCGCGCCCGGCGACCTCATCGTCGTCCCGCCGGACCGGCCGCACGCCTTCGCCGCCGCGCCCGGCAGCCCGGCCGACATCCTGATCGTCATCACCCCGGGCGTCGAGCGCTTCGAGTACTTCCGCCACCTCCAGCGCATCCGGCTCGGCGAGGTCACCCGGGAGAGCCTGCTGGAGGTCCAGGAGCTGTACGACAACCACTTCCTGAAGAGTGACGCCTGGGCCGGGCGGCGCCGGTGA
- the ligA gene encoding NAD-dependent DNA ligase LigA — protein MAGDKQQAETAVPAEAREKHAQLAEQIEEHRFRYYVKDAPVISDAEFDKLLKTLEALEEQYPELRTPDSPTQKVAGSYATDFTAVEHRQRMLSLDNTFNDEELAAWADRIARELGDQEYHFLCELKVDGLAVNLTYEHGRLTRAATRGDGRTGEDITPNVRTIAEIPDRLHGDEVPDLVEIRGEVYFPMEKFLELNERLVAAGDKPFANPRNAAAGSLRQKDPRVTATRPLHMVVHGIGALEGFTGMTRLSQAYDLLKTWGLPTSTHNRVVDDLDGVRQFIAHYDGEMRHSVEHEIDGAVIKLDEIRLQGRLGSTARAPRWAIAYKYAPEEVNTKLVDIKVGVGRTGRVTPYAQVEPVTVAGSEVEFATLHNQEVVKAKGVLIGDTVVIRKAGDVIPEILGPVVDLRDGSEREFVMPAQCPECGTPLRPMKEGDIDLRCPNARTCPAQLRERVSYLAGRECLDIEGFGAVAAAALTRPLEPTDPPLVDEGDLFDLTVEKLLPIKAYVLDPDSGLPKRDPRTGEEKVATVFANQKGEPKKNTLALLENIEAAKQRPLARFLNGLSIRHVGPVAAQALAREFRSIDRIEQATEEELATTDGVGPIIATALKEWFAEEWHREIVRKWKAAGVPLEDVSTGDDEGPRPLEGLTVVVTGTLEKFTRDGAKDALQSRGAKVTGSVSKKTSFVVVGDNPGSKYDKAMQLKVPVLNEDGFGVLLEQGPDAAAEVALPTEE, from the coding sequence GTGGCCGGCGACAAGCAGCAGGCGGAGACGGCAGTGCCCGCCGAGGCACGGGAGAAGCACGCGCAGCTCGCTGAGCAGATCGAGGAGCACCGCTTCCGGTACTACGTGAAGGACGCTCCCGTCATCAGCGACGCCGAGTTCGACAAGCTCCTCAAGACTCTGGAGGCCCTGGAGGAGCAGTACCCGGAGCTGCGCACCCCGGACTCGCCGACCCAGAAGGTCGCGGGGTCGTACGCCACGGACTTCACGGCGGTCGAGCACCGCCAGCGCATGCTCTCGCTCGACAACACCTTCAACGACGAGGAACTGGCCGCCTGGGCCGACCGCATCGCACGCGAACTGGGCGACCAGGAGTACCACTTCCTGTGCGAGCTGAAGGTCGACGGCCTCGCGGTCAACCTCACCTACGAGCACGGCCGGCTCACCCGCGCGGCGACCCGCGGCGACGGCCGCACCGGCGAGGACATCACGCCCAACGTCCGTACGATCGCCGAGATCCCGGACCGTCTGCACGGCGACGAGGTCCCCGACCTGGTGGAGATCCGCGGCGAGGTCTACTTCCCGATGGAGAAGTTCCTCGAGCTGAACGAACGCCTGGTCGCGGCCGGAGACAAGCCGTTCGCCAACCCGCGCAACGCCGCCGCCGGTTCACTGCGCCAGAAGGACCCGCGGGTCACCGCCACCCGCCCGCTGCACATGGTGGTCCACGGCATCGGCGCCCTGGAGGGCTTCACCGGCATGACCCGGCTCTCCCAGGCGTACGACCTGCTCAAGACCTGGGGCCTGCCCACCTCCACGCACAACCGGGTGGTCGACGACCTCGACGGCGTACGGCAGTTCATCGCCCACTACGACGGCGAGATGCGCCACTCCGTGGAGCACGAGATCGACGGTGCGGTCATCAAGCTGGACGAGATCCGCCTCCAGGGCCGCCTCGGCTCCACCGCGCGGGCACCGCGCTGGGCGATCGCGTACAAGTACGCGCCGGAGGAGGTCAACACCAAGCTCGTCGACATCAAGGTGGGCGTCGGCCGCACCGGCCGCGTCACACCGTACGCGCAGGTCGAGCCGGTCACGGTCGCGGGCAGCGAGGTCGAGTTCGCCACCCTGCACAACCAGGAGGTCGTCAAGGCCAAGGGCGTGCTCATCGGGGACACGGTCGTCATCCGCAAGGCCGGTGACGTCATCCCGGAGATCCTCGGGCCGGTGGTCGACCTGCGGGACGGCAGCGAGCGGGAGTTCGTGATGCCGGCGCAGTGCCCCGAGTGCGGCACGCCGCTGCGGCCCATGAAAGAGGGCGACATCGACCTGCGCTGCCCCAACGCCCGTACCTGCCCGGCCCAGTTGCGCGAGCGCGTGTCCTACCTCGCGGGCCGCGAGTGCCTGGACATCGAGGGCTTCGGCGCGGTGGCCGCCGCCGCGCTCACCCGTCCGCTGGAGCCGACCGACCCGCCGCTGGTGGACGAGGGTGACCTGTTCGACCTGACGGTGGAGAAGCTGCTGCCCATCAAGGCCTACGTCCTCGACCCGGACAGTGGTCTGCCCAAGAGGGACCCCAGGACGGGCGAGGAGAAGGTCGCCACGGTCTTCGCGAACCAGAAGGGCGAGCCGAAGAAGAACACCCTCGCCCTGCTGGAGAACATCGAGGCGGCCAAGCAGCGCCCGCTGGCGAGATTCCTCAACGGACTGTCCATCCGGCACGTCGGACCGGTGGCCGCACAGGCCCTCGCCCGCGAGTTCCGCTCCATCGACCGCATCGAACAGGCCACCGAGGAGGAGCTGGCGACCACCGACGGCGTCGGCCCGATCATCGCCACCGCGCTCAAGGAATGGTTCGCCGAGGAGTGGCACCGCGAGATCGTCCGTAAGTGGAAGGCCGCCGGGGTCCCGCTCGAGGACGTGTCGACCGGCGACGACGAGGGTCCGCGCCCGCTGGAGGGGCTCACCGTCGTGGTCACCGGCACGTTGGAGAAGTTCACCCGGGACGGCGCCAAGGACGCGCTGCAGAGCCGGGGAGCGAAGGTGACCGGATCGGTGTCGAAGAAGACGTCGTTCGTCGTTGTGGGTGACAATCCCGGATCAAAGTACGACAAGGCCATGCAATTGAAGGTTCCGGTCCTGAACGAGGACGGTTTCGGAGTCCTCTTGGAGCAGGGCCCGGACGCCGCGGCCGAAGTCGCGCTTCCGACCGAGGAGTAG
- a CDS encoding TetR/AcrR family transcriptional regulator has product MTTQTRRERERAERERLIVTAARELAESEGWDAVTTRRLAAEIEYSQPVLYSHFRGKAAIMAAVAVQGCADLATELRQARACVRGTREALTAVAQTYTSFARRRPALYDAMFTHLVDLPFATPEAPPALKDAFEQFLVAVEPIAAEGDDPGLLAETFWASLHGLATLMRSGRLPQDGHERRLALLIGHFAGAA; this is encoded by the coding sequence ATGACGACCCAGACGCGCCGGGAGCGCGAACGAGCGGAACGCGAGCGGCTGATCGTGACGGCCGCCCGGGAACTGGCGGAGAGCGAGGGCTGGGACGCGGTGACCACACGCCGGCTGGCCGCCGAGATCGAGTACAGCCAGCCCGTCCTCTACAGCCACTTCAGGGGCAAGGCCGCGATCATGGCGGCGGTCGCGGTGCAGGGGTGTGCCGACCTGGCGACGGAGCTGCGACAGGCGCGGGCCTGCGTGCGGGGCACCCGGGAGGCGCTGACGGCGGTGGCGCAGACGTACACGTCCTTCGCCCGCCGCCGGCCCGCCCTCTACGACGCGATGTTCACGCACTTGGTGGACCTTCCCTTCGCGACCCCCGAGGCTCCGCCGGCGCTCAAGGACGCGTTCGAGCAGTTCCTCGTGGCGGTGGAGCCGATCGCGGCAGAGGGCGACGACCCGGGCCTGCTCGCGGAGACCTTCTGGGCGAGCCTGCACGGTCTGGCGACCCTGATGCGGAGCGGGCGGCTGCCGCAGGACGGGCATGAACGGCGCCTGGCTCTGCTGATCGGCCACTTCGCGGGGGCGGCCTGA
- the gatA gene encoding Asp-tRNA(Asn)/Glu-tRNA(Gln) amidotransferase subunit GatA: protein MTDSNIIKLTAAQIAEKIASGELTAVEVTEAHLARIDAVDEKVHAFLHVDREGALAQARAVDEKRARGEKLGPLAGVPLALKDIFTTEGVPTTVGSKILEGWIPPYDATLTKRLKAADVVILGKTNMDEFAMGSSTENSAYGPTGNPWDLTKIPGGSGGGSSAALAAFQAPLAIGTDTGGSIRQPAAVTGTVGVKPTYGAVSRFGMVAFSSSLDQGGPCARTVLDAALLHEVIAGHDPLDSTSVDAPVPAVVEAARNGSVAGMRVGVVKQFRGEGYQAGVIQRFDESVELLKELGAEIVELDCPSFDLALSAYYLIAPSECSSNLARFDGLRYGLRTGDDGGHSAEEVTSLTREAGFGPEVKRRVMLGTYALSSGYYDAYYGSAQKVRTLITRDFEKAFQQVDVIVSPTTPTTAFAIGERADDPMAMYLADLCTIPTNLAGNAAMSLPCGLAPEDNLPVGLQIIAPAMQDDRLYKVGAAVEAAFVEKWGHPLLEEAPSL, encoded by the coding sequence ATGACGGACAGCAACATCATCAAGCTCACGGCCGCGCAGATCGCCGAGAAGATCGCCTCCGGCGAGCTGACGGCGGTCGAGGTCACCGAGGCCCACCTCGCCCGGATCGACGCCGTCGACGAGAAGGTGCACGCCTTCCTGCACGTCGACCGTGAGGGCGCCCTCGCCCAGGCCCGTGCCGTGGACGAGAAGCGGGCCCGCGGCGAGAAGCTCGGCCCGCTGGCCGGCGTCCCGCTCGCGCTCAAGGACATCTTCACCACCGAGGGCGTGCCGACGACCGTCGGCTCGAAGATCCTCGAGGGCTGGATCCCGCCGTACGACGCGACGCTCACCAAGCGCCTCAAGGCCGCCGACGTCGTCATCCTCGGCAAGACCAACATGGACGAGTTCGCCATGGGGTCCTCCACCGAGAACAGCGCCTACGGCCCGACCGGCAACCCCTGGGACCTCACCAAGATCCCCGGCGGCTCCGGCGGTGGCTCCTCGGCCGCGCTGGCCGCCTTCCAGGCGCCCCTCGCCATCGGCACCGACACCGGCGGTTCCATCCGCCAGCCGGCCGCCGTCACCGGCACGGTCGGCGTGAAGCCGACGTACGGCGCGGTCTCCCGCTTCGGCATGGTCGCCTTCTCGTCCTCGCTCGACCAGGGCGGTCCCTGCGCCCGTACGGTCCTGGACGCGGCCCTGCTGCACGAGGTGATCGCCGGGCACGACCCGCTCGACTCCACCTCCGTCGACGCCCCGGTCCCGGCCGTCGTCGAGGCCGCCCGCAACGGCTCCGTCGCCGGCATGCGCGTCGGCGTCGTCAAGCAGTTCCGCGGCGAGGGCTACCAGGCCGGTGTCATCCAGCGCTTCGACGAGTCCGTCGAGCTGCTCAAGGAGCTGGGCGCCGAGATCGTCGAACTGGACTGCCCGTCCTTCGACCTCGCCCTGTCGGCGTACTACCTGATCGCCCCCTCCGAGTGCTCCTCCAACCTCGCCCGCTTCGACGGCCTGCGCTACGGCCTGCGCACCGGCGACGACGGCGGCCACTCGGCCGAGGAGGTCACCTCCCTCACCCGTGAGGCGGGCTTCGGCCCGGAGGTCAAGCGCCGCGTCATGCTCGGCACGTACGCCCTGTCGAGCGGCTACTACGACGCCTACTACGGTTCCGCGCAGAAGGTCCGCACGCTCATCACGCGGGACTTCGAGAAGGCCTTCCAGCAGGTCGACGTGATCGTCTCGCCGACGACCCCGACCACCGCCTTCGCGATCGGCGAGCGCGCCGACGACCCGATGGCGATGTACCTCGCGGACCTGTGCACCATCCCGACCAACCTGGCGGGCAACGCGGCCATGTCCCTGCCCTGCGGCCTCGCCCCGGAGGACAACCTCCCGGTGGGCCTGCAGATCATCGCCCCGGCGATGCAGGACGACCGCCTGTACAAGGTGGGCGCCGCCGTCGAGGCCGCCTTCGTGGAAAAGTGGGGACACCCGCTGCTGGAGGAGGCTCCGTCGCTGTGA